A region from the Campylobacter subantarcticus LMG 24377 genome encodes:
- a CDS encoding sigma-54-dependent transcriptional regulator, which translates to MNLVIVEDDINMRKSLEIALSEYEEFAIKSYKSATEALKKLNDDVDLIITDINMPGMDGIEFVQACENKYDFIIITGNATLNRAIEAVRLGVKDFLVKPFDINTLVTAIKRVKIIQEKTSKKTNKKIIKKEENHQDFYGISEALEDCLKLTTKAAKTDASVLFFGESGVGKEVFANFVHKNSKRAQKPFVAINMAAIPSNLIESELFGFEKGAFTDANTTKIGLFELANEGTLFLDEIGEMPYEIQAKLLRALQEKEITRLGSTKSIKIDVRIISATNAHMEKKIVDNEFRQDLYYRLNTIPINIPPLRERQEEILQIAQKVLLDTCKEYDFNEKTLSQEAQGALLAYDFPGNIRELISIIQRACILSENDEISAQDLFLESRKSKDIKNLEKELILEALKNSQDITEAAKLIGMSEKIFSEKMKKYNIT; encoded by the coding sequence ATGAATTTAGTTATAGTTGAAGATGATATCAATATGAGAAAATCACTCGAAATTGCTTTGAGTGAGTATGAAGAATTTGCTATAAAATCTTATAAATCAGCAACTGAAGCTTTAAAAAAACTAAATGATGATGTTGATTTGATTATTACAGATATTAATATGCCGGGTATGGATGGTATTGAATTTGTGCAAGCTTGTGAGAATAAATATGATTTTATTATTATTACAGGTAATGCAACGCTAAATCGTGCCATAGAAGCAGTAAGACTTGGAGTAAAAGATTTTCTAGTAAAACCATTTGATATTAATACTTTAGTAACTGCGATAAAACGCGTAAAAATAATTCAAGAAAAGACTTCTAAAAAAACAAACAAAAAGATTATCAAAAAAGAAGAAAATCATCAAGATTTTTATGGTATTTCTGAAGCTTTAGAAGATTGTTTAAAATTGACTACTAAGGCTGCTAAGACAGATGCAAGCGTGCTTTTTTTTGGAGAAAGTGGGGTAGGTAAAGAAGTTTTTGCAAATTTTGTGCATAAAAATTCAAAAAGAGCACAAAAACCTTTTGTGGCTATTAATATGGCAGCAATTCCATCAAATTTGATAGAAAGTGAGCTTTTTGGTTTTGAAAAAGGTGCATTTACCGATGCTAATACTACTAAAATAGGGTTGTTTGAGCTCGCTAATGAAGGCACTTTGTTTTTAGATGAAATAGGTGAAATGCCTTATGAAATTCAAGCAAAATTATTAAGAGCCTTGCAAGAAAAAGAAATTACAAGGTTAGGAAGTACTAAAAGCATCAAGATTGATGTAAGAATTATTAGTGCAACTAATGCTCATATGGAAAAAAAGATTGTAGATAATGAATTCAGACAAGATTTATATTATAGGCTTAATACTATTCCTATTAATATACCACCACTAAGAGAGCGTCAAGAAGAAATTTTGCAAATTGCACAAAAGGTATTACTTGATACATGTAAAGAATATGATTTTAATGAAAAAACTTTAAGTCAAGAAGCACAAGGTGCTCTATTAGCTTATGATTTTCCAGGTAATATTAGGGAATTAATTTCTATTATACAAAGAGCTTGTATTTTAAGTGAAAATGATGAGATTAGCGCTCAAGATTTGTTCTTAGAAAGTAGAAAAAGTAAAGATATTAAAAATCTTGAAAAAGAATTGATTTTAGAAGCTTTAAAAAATTCACAAGATATTACAGAAGCAGCTAAGCTTATAGGGATGAGTGAGAAAATTTTTAGTGAAAAAATGAAAAAATACAATATTACTTAA
- the lolA gene encoding LolA-like outer membrane lipoprotein chaperone, translating into MRYFVFSMIFSCNIFAFNINFKNFSSDFEQKVQSNNSSLNYKGNFIITQNKAFWNYTKPNKKQIYINHKEVVIVEPELEQAIYTQLQNLPNLQAIFKNAKLISHENYEAKYENIIYNIKLKNSNLNSISYKDELGNLVIIYFYNQKFDQNINENIFIPKIPSHFDIIQ; encoded by the coding sequence ATGAGATATTTTGTATTTTCAATGATATTTTCTTGTAATATTTTTGCATTTAATATAAATTTTAAAAATTTTAGCAGTGATTTTGAACAAAAAGTACAAAGTAATAATTCTTCACTAAATTATAAGGGAAATTTTATCATTACTCAAAATAAAGCCTTTTGGAATTATACTAAGCCAAATAAAAAGCAAATCTATATCAATCACAAAGAAGTTGTGATTGTAGAACCTGAATTAGAACAAGCCATTTATACTCAATTGCAAAATTTACCAAATCTTCAAGCAATTTTTAAAAATGCAAAATTAATATCTCATGAAAACTATGAAGCAAAATACGAAAATATTATATACAACATCAAGCTAAAAAATAGCAATCTTAACAGTATTTCTTATAAAGATGAATTAGGAAATTTAGTCATTATTTATTTTTACAACCAAAAATTTGATCAAAATATTAACGAAAATATTTTTATACCAAAAATCCCAAGCCATTTTGATATAATCCAATAA
- a CDS encoding YqhA family protein encodes MLGKFFENLLVKSRLVTILPVIFGLVGAFVLFFIASYDVIKVLKYVFEYFMVSNSTVDLHEDIVGLIIGAVDLYLMALVLFIFSFGIYELFISEIQEFKKTKQSKVLEVHSLDQLKDKLAKVIIMVLVVNFFQRILQMQLNTVLDMTYLAGSILALCIGLYFLHKSDH; translated from the coding sequence ATGCTAGGAAAATTTTTTGAAAATTTATTAGTTAAAAGTCGTTTGGTTACTATTTTACCGGTTATTTTTGGTCTTGTTGGTGCTTTTGTTTTGTTTTTTATAGCTAGTTATGATGTAATTAAAGTTTTAAAATATGTTTTTGAATACTTCATGGTTTCTAATTCAACAGTAGATTTACATGAGGATATTGTAGGTTTAATTATAGGTGCTGTGGATTTATACTTAATGGCTTTGGTTTTATTTATCTTTTCTTTTGGAATTTATGAACTTTTTATTAGTGAAATACAAGAGTTTAAAAAAACAAAACAATCTAAAGTGTTAGAAGTGCATAGTTTGGATCAGTTAAAAGATAAGCTTGCAAAAGTAATCATCATGGTTTTAGTTGTAAATTTTTTTCAGAGAATTTTGCAAATGCAACTTAATACAGTTTTGGATATGACTTATTTGGCAGGTTCTATTTTAGCTCTTTGTATAGGTCTTTATTTTTTACATAAAAGCGATCACTAA
- the secA gene encoding preprotein translocase subunit SecA → MFSSVFKVIFGTKNDREVKKYLKRVTQINALENKYENLSDDELKKTFLDFQKQVQEEKITLDEILNDIFAIVREVGKRTLNMRHFDVQLIGGMVLHDGKIAEMKTGEGKTLVATLPVVLNAMSGKGVHVVTVNDYLAKRDAEQMSAIYNFLGFSVGVILSEQNSDEAHKKAYECDITYGTNNEFGFDYLRDNMKFSKLEKVQREHNFVIVDEVDSILIDEARTPLIISGPTNRTLDGYIKANEVAKQMQKGLAATTPQELPSGDFVIDEKNRTIMITEAGISKAEKLFGVENLYSLDNAILAHQLDQALKAHNLFEKDVHYVLRDKEVVIVDEFTGRLSEGRRFSDGLHQALEAKEGVKIQEESQTLADITFQNYFRMYKKLAGMTGTAQTEATEFSQIYNLDVVSIPTNIQVARIDKDDLIYKTQEEKFKAVIEEIKKANAKGQPVLVGTASIERSEVFHNMLVKERIPHHVLNAKNHEQEALIIQDAGKKGAVTIATNMAGRGVDIKIDDEIKALGGLYIIGTERHESRRIDNQLRGRAGRQGDPGVSRFYLSLEDNLLRIFGGDRIKNIMERLGIEEGEHIESRIVTRAVENAQKKVESLHFESRKHLLEYDDVANEQRKTIYNYRNELLDEEFDLQDKILKNIAEYSNHLVSQIYLNAELEDDVKHFESLKQKVSYECNLELSEADFKDLGVIEVENKLSEILEKAYKDKMNIIEDKEARKIERILYLQILDNLWREHLYQMDILKTGIGLRSYNQKDPLVEYKKESYNLFMELVERVKFDSLKLLFNVVFTQKEAQNFEERSHEQNEQFLASTTESGVNENGEAQITKVPRNSPCPCGSGKKYKECHGKSGPKKGILA, encoded by the coding sequence ATGTTTTCTAGCGTATTTAAAGTAATATTTGGCACAAAAAATGATCGAGAAGTAAAAAAATATCTAAAAAGAGTTACTCAAATAAATGCTTTAGAAAATAAATATGAAAATTTAAGTGATGATGAACTTAAAAAAACTTTTTTGGATTTTCAAAAACAAGTACAAGAAGAAAAAATAACTTTAGATGAAATTTTAAATGATATTTTTGCGATAGTTAGAGAAGTTGGTAAAAGAACTTTAAATATGCGTCATTTTGATGTGCAATTAATAGGTGGTATGGTTTTACATGATGGCAAAATAGCTGAAATGAAAACAGGCGAGGGTAAAACCTTGGTTGCAACTTTACCTGTTGTATTAAATGCTATGAGTGGTAAAGGTGTGCATGTAGTTACTGTAAATGATTATTTAGCTAAAAGAGATGCAGAGCAAATGAGTGCTATTTATAATTTTTTAGGTTTTAGTGTTGGAGTGATACTTTCAGAACAAAATAGTGATGAAGCACATAAAAAAGCTTATGAGTGCGATATAACTTATGGTACAAATAATGAATTCGGCTTTGATTATTTGCGTGATAATATGAAATTTTCAAAACTTGAAAAAGTACAAAGAGAGCATAATTTTGTTATAGTTGATGAAGTAGATAGTATTTTAATAGATGAGGCAAGAACTCCACTTATAATAAGCGGACCTACAAATAGAACTTTGGATGGTTACATTAAAGCAAATGAAGTAGCAAAACAAATGCAAAAAGGCCTAGCAGCTACTACTCCTCAAGAATTACCAAGTGGTGATTTTGTTATTGATGAGAAAAATAGGACTATTATGATTACAGAGGCTGGAATTTCTAAGGCTGAAAAATTATTTGGAGTGGAAAATTTATATAGCTTAGATAATGCAATATTAGCCCATCAGCTTGATCAGGCCTTAAAAGCACATAATTTATTTGAAAAAGATGTGCATTATGTATTAAGAGATAAAGAAGTTGTAATTGTTGATGAATTTACGGGAAGGTTAAGCGAAGGAAGACGTTTTAGTGATGGTTTACACCAAGCACTAGAGGCTAAAGAAGGGGTGAAAATTCAAGAAGAGAGTCAAACTTTAGCAGATATTACTTTTCAAAACTATTTTAGAATGTATAAAAAATTAGCAGGTATGACAGGTACTGCACAAACTGAAGCAACAGAATTTTCTCAAATTTATAATTTAGATGTGGTTTCTATACCTACAAATATACAGGTTGCAAGAATAGATAAAGATGATTTAATTTATAAAACTCAAGAAGAAAAATTTAAAGCAGTTATTGAAGAAATAAAAAAAGCAAATGCAAAAGGTCAACCGGTTTTAGTAGGGACTGCAAGTATTGAAAGAAGTGAAGTATTTCATAACATGCTTGTAAAAGAACGTATTCCTCATCATGTGCTTAACGCTAAAAATCACGAACAAGAAGCTTTGATCATACAAGATGCGGGTAAAAAAGGTGCAGTAACTATAGCTACCAATATGGCGGGTCGTGGGGTTGATATAAAAATAGATGATGAAATAAAAGCTTTAGGAGGGCTTTATATCATAGGAACTGAACGCCATGAAAGTAGAAGAATAGATAATCAACTTCGTGGACGTGCAGGGCGTCAAGGTGATCCTGGTGTAAGTAGATTTTATTTAAGTTTAGAGGACAATCTTTTGAGAATTTTTGGTGGTGATCGTATTAAAAACATCATGGAAAGATTAGGTATAGAAGAGGGTGAGCATATAGAAAGTCGCATTGTTACAAGAGCTGTTGAGAATGCACAAAAAAAAGTTGAAAGTTTACATTTTGAAAGTAGAAAACATTTGCTTGAATATGATGATGTGGCTAATGAACAAAGAAAGACCATTTATAATTATAGAAATGAATTACTAGATGAAGAATTTGACTTGCAAGATAAGATTTTAAAAAATATTGCTGAATATAGCAATCATTTGGTAAGTCAAATTTATCTAAATGCAGAGCTTGAAGATGATGTTAAACATTTTGAAAGCTTAAAGCAAAAAGTAAGTTATGAGTGTAATCTTGAGCTTAGCGAAGCTGATTTTAAAGACTTGGGTGTAATTGAAGTAGAAAATAAATTAAGTGAAATTTTAGAAAAAGCTTACAAAGATAAAATGAATATTATTGAAGATAAGGAAGCTAGAAAAATTGAAAGAATTCTATATCTTCAAATTTTGGATAATCTATGGAGAGAGCATTTATACCAAATGGATATTTTGAAAACTGGTATAGGTTTAAGAAGTTATAATCAAAAAGATCCTTTAGTAGAATACAAAAAAGAAAGTTATAATCTTTTCATGGAGCTTGTTGAGCGTGTTAAATTTGATAGTTTGAAATTGTTATTTAATGTAGTTTTTACTCAAAAAGAAGCACAAAATTTTGAAGAAAGAAGCCATGAACAAAACGAGCAGTTTTTAGCTAGTACTACAGAAAGTGGTGTTAATGAAAATGGTGAAGCACAAATTACTAAAGTGCCTAGAAATTCACCTTGTCCTTGCGGTAGTGGTAAAAAATATAAAGAATGCCATGGTAAAAGTGGTCCTAAAAAAGGTATTTTAGCTTAA
- a CDS encoding radical SAM protein — MNKITFGPISSRRFGLSLGIDLSPNQKQCNFDCVYCELQAAKPMEKSLVYPKIQDILEQVKQALASDVKFDFLTLTANGEPSLYPYLKELVCELNKIKLDKKLLILSNGSGVLNPNILNALLDIDVVKFSLDSAKEKTFYRIDKALKQIKLETMIDKMITFREKFIGELIMEVLVVQGLNDNKEEMLALNEIFGKIKPLRVDFSTIDRPPAYPVKGISMEKLEELSMYITSVPIVLAKHYYKGEKIDFNAQELLKMLQLRAQSEFDVENKFSQYSKNVLEKLIKEQKVAVKNLAGVNFYKKI, encoded by the coding sequence GTGAATAAAATTACCTTTGGTCCTATAAGTTCAAGAAGATTTGGGCTTTCTTTAGGGATTGACTTAAGTCCAAATCAAAAACAATGTAATTTTGATTGTGTATATTGTGAATTACAAGCTGCAAAACCCATGGAAAAATCTTTAGTATATCCAAAAATTCAAGATATCTTAGAACAAGTAAAGCAAGCTTTAGCTAGTGATGTGAAATTTGATTTTCTTACATTAACCGCAAATGGTGAACCCAGTTTGTACCCTTATTTAAAAGAATTAGTTTGTGAGTTAAATAAAATAAAACTAGATAAAAAACTTTTGATTTTAAGTAATGGTAGTGGTGTATTAAATCCAAATATACTCAATGCTTTATTGGATATTGATGTGGTTAAATTTAGTCTTGATAGTGCTAAAGAAAAAACATTTTATAGAATAGATAAAGCTTTAAAACAAATTAAACTTGAAACAATGATAGATAAAATGATTACCTTTAGGGAAAAATTTATAGGTGAGCTTATCATGGAAGTTTTGGTTGTACAAGGCTTAAATGATAATAAAGAAGAAATGTTAGCTTTAAATGAAATATTTGGCAAAATAAAGCCATTAAGAGTAGATTTTAGCACTATTGATAGACCTCCGGCTTATCCTGTTAAAGGTATATCTATGGAAAAATTAGAAGAATTAAGTATGTATATTACTAGTGTGCCTATTGTGCTTGCTAAGCATTATTATAAAGGTGAAAAAATTGATTTTAATGCTCAAGAGCTTTTGAAAATGTTGCAACTTAGAGCTCAAAGTGAATTTGATGTTGAAAATAAATTTAGTCAATATAGCAAAAATGTATTAGAAAAATTAATTAAAGAGCAAAAAGTCGCTGTAAAAAATTTAGCAGGAGTAAATTTTTACAAAAAAATATAA
- the hemE gene encoding uroporphyrinogen decarboxylase: protein MIFIDACLKKPTPYTPVWMMRQAGRYLPEYMEVRASAGDFLSLCKDYKKASEVTLQPVDILGVDAAIIFSDILMVPLEMGMDLKFEKGEGPVFSNPIKIKEDLERLDVEKSIKNLSYVYDTLALTREKLAQDKALIGFCGSPWTIATYMIEGGGSKNYAKCKKLVYQNPEFLHQILSKLTLALKYYIQEQIRAGANAIQIFDSWASALEKEMFFEFSFKYMLEVADFIKEKYPHIPVILFPKGVSGFLDDINGNFDVFGVDWSTPLELAKEKLGVRYTLQGNMEPCRLYNKKTIAAGVDKILNIMQDSAHIFNLGHGILPDIPVENVKYFIKLVQEKSQK, encoded by the coding sequence ATGATTTTTATTGATGCGTGCTTAAAAAAACCAACTCCTTACACTCCTGTTTGGATGATGCGTCAAGCAGGAAGATATCTGCCTGAGTACATGGAAGTTAGAGCAAGCGCTGGGGATTTTTTATCTCTTTGTAAAGACTATAAAAAAGCAAGTGAAGTTACTTTGCAACCTGTGGATATTTTGGGTGTTGATGCGGCTATTATTTTTTCAGATATTTTAATGGTGCCTTTAGAAATGGGCATGGATTTAAAATTTGAAAAAGGCGAAGGGCCAGTATTTTCAAATCCCATTAAAATTAAGGAAGATTTAGAAAGATTAGATGTTGAAAAAAGTATTAAAAATCTTTCTTATGTTTATGATACCTTAGCGCTTACTAGAGAAAAACTTGCACAAGATAAAGCTTTGATTGGTTTTTGTGGAAGTCCTTGGACTATTGCTACTTATATGATAGAAGGTGGTGGTAGTAAAAATTATGCAAAATGTAAAAAATTAGTTTATCAAAACCCTGAATTTTTACATCAGATTTTATCTAAACTTACTTTAGCATTGAAATACTACATTCAAGAGCAAATTAGAGCAGGTGCTAATGCTATACAGATATTTGATAGTTGGGCGAGTGCTTTAGAAAAAGAGATGTTTTTTGAGTTTTCTTTTAAATACATGCTTGAAGTTGCTGATTTTATAAAGGAAAAATATCCGCATATTCCCGTGATTTTATTTCCTAAAGGTGTTAGTGGATTTTTAGATGATATAAATGGAAATTTTGATGTTTTTGGTGTAGATTGGAGTACTCCTTTAGAATTAGCTAAAGAAAAACTAGGTGTTAGATATACTTTGCAGGGCAATATGGAGCCTTGCAGATTGTATAATAAAAAGACGATCGCAGCAGGAGTGGATAAAATTTTAAATATCATGCAAGATAGTGCACATATTTTTAACCTTGGACATGGTATTTTGCCTGATATTCCTGTTGAAAATGTTAAATATTTTATCAAGTTAGTTCAAGAGAAATCACAAAAGTGA
- a CDS encoding flagellar basal body-associated FliL family protein, which yields MKRIVILFFSFCGIYANSLSIEDFRTDLYSKVGNNTLKKIEITLDFEGENLDQKKIIDALNTIVSSYFYEDLFTEVGKNNFKETLLKFSNKKYKTQIKNIYILKINSVAQFDIEELKRFVKDLEKKDKDLKETANQEEIQNILKVTKTSDQNNTQPKDMNATQTSSAKDSNVSFNQDVNASKEAMDMILKTMENTQMQILVPSKEQDLFKEIPF from the coding sequence ATGAAACGGATTGTAATTTTATTTTTTTCTTTTTGTGGTATTTATGCTAATTCTTTGAGTATAGAAGATTTTAGAACAGATTTGTATTCAAAAGTTGGAAATAATACTTTAAAAAAGATTGAAATAACTTTAGATTTTGAGGGAGAAAATTTAGATCAAAAGAAAATCATAGACGCATTAAATACTATTGTATCTAGTTATTTTTATGAAGATTTGTTCACAGAAGTGGGTAAAAATAACTTCAAAGAAACTTTGCTTAAATTTAGTAATAAAAAATACAAAACTCAAATAAAAAATATTTACATTTTAAAAATTAACTCAGTGGCTCAATTTGATATAGAAGAACTGAAGCGTTTTGTAAAAGATTTAGAAAAAAAAGACAAAGATTTAAAAGAAACTGCTAATCAAGAAGAAATTCAAAATATTCTTAAAGTTACTAAAACTTCAGATCAAAATAATACCCAACCAAAAGATATGAATGCTACTCAAACAAGCAGTGCTAAAGATAGCAATGTAAGTTTCAATCAAGATGTTAATGCAAGCAAAGAGGCTATGGATATGATTTTAAAAACTATGGAAAATACTCAAATGCAAATATTAGTACCAAGCAAAGAACAAGATTTATTCAAAGAAATACCATTTTGA
- a CDS encoding aspartate-semialdehyde dehydrogenase encodes MMKKIAIVGATGVVGEELLNVLDELDFPVESILPLASAKSAGSEVEFRGKSYKVKELTPSVFKENPVDIAFFSAGGNISAEYVKYAVECGAVVIDNTSHFRMDENVPLVVPECNSEDIKDWEKTGIIANPNCSTIQMVHVLKPLDDVFNLKRVDVSTYQAASGAGKEGMEELVQGMQSFFAFKLDEFEAKTFPYTLALNLIPQIDVFSENGYTKEELKMVNETQKILHKKLEISATCVRVPVLRSHSEAITMHFEKDVDVAKVREILSKAPSVVVIDDVENKKYPMPLFMSDTNETYVGRIRRDINHKNILHLWCVADQIRVGAATNAVRIAKKWLELV; translated from the coding sequence ATGATGAAAAAAATAGCCATTGTAGGTGCAACTGGAGTAGTCGGAGAAGAGCTTTTAAATGTTTTGGATGAGCTTGATTTCCCGGTTGAAAGTATTTTACCATTAGCAAGTGCAAAAAGTGCAGGTAGCGAAGTAGAATTTAGAGGTAAAAGCTACAAAGTTAAAGAATTAACCCCAAGTGTCTTTAAGGAAAATCCTGTAGATATTGCTTTTTTTAGTGCTGGAGGAAACATAAGCGCTGAGTATGTAAAATACGCAGTAGAGTGTGGTGCTGTAGTGATTGATAATACTAGCCATTTTAGAATGGATGAAAATGTTCCTTTAGTAGTTCCTGAATGCAATAGTGAAGATATTAAAGATTGGGAAAAAACAGGAATTATTGCTAATCCAAATTGCTCTACTATACAAATGGTGCATGTTTTAAAACCACTTGATGATGTATTTAATCTAAAAAGGGTAGATGTAAGTACTTATCAGGCTGCAAGTGGTGCAGGTAAAGAAGGTATGGAAGAATTAGTTCAAGGAATGCAAAGTTTTTTTGCTTTTAAATTAGATGAATTTGAGGCAAAAACTTTTCCATATACCTTAGCTTTAAATTTAATTCCTCAAATTGATGTTTTTAGTGAAAATGGCTACACTAAAGAAGAATTAAAAATGGTAAATGAAACGCAAAAAATATTGCATAAAAAACTTGAAATTTCAGCAACTTGCGTAAGAGTCCCTGTGCTTAGAAGTCATAGTGAAGCCATTACTATGCATTTTGAAAAAGATGTTGATGTTGCTAAGGTTAGAGAGATACTTTCTAAAGCACCAAGTGTTGTTGTGATTGATGATGTAGAAAATAAAAAATATCCTATGCCACTTTTTATGAGTGATACTAATGAAACTTATGTAGGAAGAATTAGACGCGATATTAATCATAAAAACATTTTACATTTATGGTGTGTGGCTGATCAAATTCGTGTTGGGGCGGCTACAAATGCAGTGCGTATTGCAAAAAAATGGTTAGAATTGGTTTGA